A DNA window from Hydra vulgaris chromosome 13, alternate assembly HydraT2T_AEP contains the following coding sequences:
- the LOC136089970 gene encoding histone-lysine N-methyltransferase SETMAR-like: MATQPTIIRSCLLYEFKLGRNATQAAKNICTAFGEGTVSERSAQKWFQRFSSGDESIEDLPRSGRPLLVDEDELKDAVESDSSQTCQELAVRFAVSVETIRLHLHAIGKAWKLSRWVPHKLSIDNKKHRLTICTSLLSRHNVKPFLDRLLTCGEKWIVYNNTKRCYHWLSPDDPIPKTPKPNLHERKVLLCIWWTTAGVVHYELLPTGQTITGLVYSAQLQRVHDLLLVKQPALVHRRGVLLLHDNARPHTARVTQDKLQSLGWESLPHPPYSPDLSPTDFHFFFSLGNNLQGRQFRDQDAVEMELKAFIDSKDQEFFRSGINKLVLRWEKVLDANGDYFDE; this comes from the coding sequence ATGGCAACCCAACCAACGATTATTCGATCTTGCTTACTTTACGAGTTCAAACTTGGAAGGAATGCAACACAAGCGGCCAAAAACATCTGCACAGCATTTGGAGAAGGTACAGTAAGTGAACGCTCAGCACAGAAGTGGTTTCAGCGATTCTCTTCGGGAGATGAGTCCATCGAAGACCTGCCGCGTTCTGGACGCCCATTGTTGGTTGATGAGGATGAACTGAAGGACGCTGTCGAGTCTGACTCCAGCCAAACTTGCCAAGAACTTGCAGTGAGGTTTGCTGTGAGTGTTGAAACCATCCGCCTGCATCTGCATGCGATTGGGAAAGCGTGGAAGCTGAGTCGGTGGGTTCCGCACAAATTGTCGATCGACAACAAGAAGCACCGGCTTACGATCTGCACATCACTCTTATCACGCCACAATGTTAAGCCTTTTCTTGATCGTTTATTGACATGCGGCGAAAAATGGATTGTGTACAACAATACCAAGCGTTGCTACCATTGGTTGTCCCCCGATGACCCCATCCCAAAGACACCCAAGCCCAATCTCCACGAGCGGAAGGTTTTGCTCTGCATTTGGTGGACTACAGCTGGTGTGGTGCATTACGAGCTGCTCCCAACAGGCCAAACCATTACTGGACTGGTCTACTCAGCACAGCTGCAACGAGTTCACGACCTGTTGCTTGTAAAGCAGCCTGCACTGGTGCACAGGAGAGGAGTTCTGCTTCTCCACGACAACGCAAGACCGCACACCGCTCGCGTGACTCAGGACAAGCTCCAAAGCCTTGGTTGGGAGAGTTTGCCTCATCCACCATACTCGCCAGACCTCTCCCCTACTGATTTCCATTTTTTCTTTTCCCTGGGAAATAATTTACAAGGACGGCAGTTCCGAGACCAGGACGCGGTTGAAATGGAGTTGAAAGCTTTTATCGACTCAAAGGACCAAGAGTTTTTTAGAAGTGGAATAAATAAGCTTGTTTTACGTTGGGAAAAGGTTTTAGATGCTAATGGTGACTATTTTGATGAATAA
- the LOC105847123 gene encoding opsin-3: MNTNKVAQSVISAVLMTSIVLNMTACYIILAKVKRKELTHLFVVSISITNLLESTIGLTLQLVMVAEYLVESTPLCIASSFSAFGFAITNITHLAMLSFIRTIAIKYPRQYLKYHKMFLCRAALIFVCYAYGFFWATLPIIGWSKYKLDLDKKGCSLDWKLTKSNSFSFILTIFICCNILPGIVMAIALYFSAKEIRYRKARKFPQNTKTNLLEKEYLQVCFLSAVAFFFFWISYAIVGVLTLLKIDIPTHLATTTALFSKFSTISNVLINCYAIKSFRKQLLKVKVIQNMKSYLRLFIVCKKI; encoded by the coding sequence ATGAATACTAACAAAGTAGCTCAAAGTGTTATTTCCGCAGTGCTTATGACGTCAATTGTGTTAAACATGACTGCCTGTTATATAATTCTAGCTAAAGTGAAACGAAAAGAGCTAACGCATTTGTTTGTTGTCAGCATTTCTATTACAAATCTATTAGAATCGACAATTGGATTAACACTTCAATTAGTAATGGTTGCTGAATATTTGGTTGAAAGTACTCCGTTATGCATTGCAAGCAGTTTTTCGGCTTTTGGTTTTGCTATTACCAATATAACTCATTTGGCAATGCTTTCTTTTATCAGAACTATTGCAATAAAATACCCAaggcaatatttaaaatatcataaaatgtttttgtgcAGAGCAGCGTTAATTTTTGTATGCTACGCGTACGGTTTTTTTTGGGCTACGCTTCCTATTATTGGTTGGtcaaaatataaactagatCTTGATAAGAAAGGTTGCTCGTTGGACTGGAAATTGACAAAatcaaattctttttcttttattctaactatttttatttgttgcaaTATTTTACCTGGAATAGTCATGGCCATAGCGTTATATTTTAGCGCAAAAGAAATTCGTTACCGAAAGGCACGCAAATTTCCTCAAAACACAAAAACGaatcttttagaaaaagaatatttgcaagtttgttttttatcagcagttgcattttttttcttttggataTCTTACGCTATTGTTGGTGTTTTGACATTGCTAAAAATTGATATACCAACACATTTGGCAACAACTACCGCCTTGTTTTCAAAATTCTCTACCATTTCTAATGTTCTTATTAATTGTTACGCAATTAAATCCTTCCGAAAACAGTTGCTTAAGGTAAAGGTAattcaaaatatgaaaagttatcttcgtttatttattgtttgcaaaaagatataa